A stretch of Cyanobacterium sp. HL-69 DNA encodes these proteins:
- the cysE gene encoding serine O-acetyltransferase, with protein sequence MKNIIKTIWFYIKFIIFSPLLIPYYLTTEKELIKKDITKWIECLSIEANSSNIQLIHILQNSPEYRNLYYFRLSKGNLSAKISMYILKIIYRPCGYFFLDQSCNIGGGLFIQHGFSTIIMADIGENCWINQQVTIGYKDKTGRPNIGNNVRITAGAKVFGNIDIGDNVVIGANAVVTKNVPPNCVVVGIPAYIIKKDGERVRQELV encoded by the coding sequence ATGAAAAATATCATCAAAACAATATGGTTTTATATTAAATTTATCATTTTTTCTCCCCTATTAATTCCTTATTATTTGACCACAGAAAAAGAATTAATAAAAAAGGATATAACAAAGTGGATTGAATGCTTATCCATAGAAGCAAATAGCTCAAATATTCAACTAATCCACATACTTCAAAACTCTCCAGAATATCGTAACTTATATTACTTTCGTTTATCAAAAGGGAACTTATCCGCCAAAATATCTATGTATATTTTGAAGATAATTTATCGCCCCTGTGGCTATTTTTTCCTAGACCAATCCTGTAATATTGGTGGGGGATTATTCATTCAACATGGATTTAGTACCATTATCATGGCAGACATAGGAGAAAACTGCTGGATAAACCAACAAGTAACCATCGGCTACAAAGATAAAACAGGCCGACCAAATATTGGTAATAACGTCAGAATTACCGCTGGGGCAAAAGTATTCGGTAATATCGACATCGGTGATAACGTAGTAATCGGTGCCAATGCCGTAGTGACTAAAAATGTACCCCCTAACTGTGTAGTGGTAGGAATACCAGCTTATATTATCAAAAAAGATGGGGAAAGAGTAAGACAAGAGTTAGTATAA
- the pgi gene encoding glucose-6-phosphate isomerase Pgi, which yields MMDNLQLWQRYQDWLYYHEGLELYVDISRMGFDDDFYNNLQPKFVDAFDAVEKLEQGAIANPDEKRMVGHYWLRNADIAPNQEIKKEINDSLAKIKAFTTDIHSGKITTPNGEKFTDLLSIGIGGSALGPQFVSSALTDTHPPLKIHFIDNTDPAGIDRTLAQIGDKLKTTLVLVISKSGGTPETRNGMLEAKKAYENKDLNFPDYAVAITMMDDSSKLYKVVQEEKWLNCFAMFDWVGGRTSELSAVGLLPAALEGIDIQAMLDGAREMDMATRIPDVKKNPAALLALGWYYAGNGKGEKDMVILPYKDSLLLFSRYLQQLVMESLGKEEDLDGNKVYQGIAVYGNKGSTDQHAYVQQLREGVANFFVTFIEVLKDRAENSLELEPNITSGDYLSGLLQGTRKALYDNGRDSITVTINEVTPKMVGALIALYERAVSIYAYLINVNAYHQPGVEAGKKAAASILDLQRRVLEVVKSSNNSLKIADIANKVDPQEVEAIYKILRHLEANNRGIILKGDRKGSGSAGLTIPSQLTVNYHQ from the coding sequence ATGATGGATAATTTACAATTGTGGCAACGTTATCAAGACTGGCTTTATTATCATGAAGGTTTAGAGCTTTATGTTGATATAAGTCGCATGGGTTTTGATGATGATTTTTACAACAATCTGCAACCCAAATTTGTTGATGCCTTTGATGCGGTAGAAAAATTAGAACAAGGGGCGATCGCCAATCCCGACGAAAAAAGAATGGTAGGGCATTATTGGTTACGCAATGCAGACATAGCACCTAATCAAGAAATCAAAAAAGAAATTAACGATAGTTTAGCAAAAATAAAAGCATTTACCACAGATATTCACTCAGGCAAGATTACCACCCCTAACGGAGAAAAATTTACTGATTTACTATCTATTGGTATTGGAGGTTCAGCTTTAGGTCCTCAATTTGTATCTTCTGCCCTGACAGACACCCATCCTCCTTTAAAGATTCATTTCATTGATAACACAGATCCCGCAGGAATCGATCGCACCTTAGCCCAAATCGGAGACAAGCTAAAAACTACCCTTGTGCTAGTAATTAGTAAATCAGGAGGCACTCCCGAAACCCGTAACGGAATGTTGGAAGCCAAAAAAGCCTATGAAAATAAGGACTTAAATTTCCCTGACTATGCCGTAGCCATTACCATGATGGATGATAGCAGTAAACTATATAAAGTTGTTCAAGAAGAAAAATGGCTTAATTGTTTCGCCATGTTTGATTGGGTAGGGGGGCGTACCTCAGAATTATCCGCCGTAGGATTATTACCTGCTGCCCTTGAAGGCATAGATATTCAAGCCATGCTAGACGGGGCGAGGGAAATGGATATGGCTACCCGCATCCCTGATGTGAAAAAGAATCCTGCGGCCCTCCTTGCCCTTGGTTGGTATTATGCAGGGAATGGTAAAGGGGAGAAAGACATGGTAATCTTACCCTACAAGGATAGTTTATTGTTGTTTAGCCGTTATCTACAACAGTTGGTAATGGAGTCTTTGGGTAAAGAAGAAGACTTGGACGGCAATAAAGTTTATCAGGGTATTGCTGTATATGGTAACAAAGGTTCAACGGATCAACACGCTTACGTACAACAGTTGAGGGAAGGGGTTGCTAATTTCTTTGTTACTTTTATTGAGGTATTAAAAGATAGGGCTGAAAATTCCTTGGAATTAGAGCCTAACATCACCAGTGGTGATTATCTTTCGGGCTTGTTACAGGGTACTAGAAAAGCTCTCTATGACAATGGTAGAGACTCCATTACTGTGACTATTAATGAAGTTACGCCAAAAATGGTAGGTGCTTTAATTGCACTCTATGAAAGGGCTGTAAGTATTTACGCTTATCTAATTAATGTGAATGCCTATCATCAACCTGGGGTTGAGGCTGGTAAAAAGGCGGCTGCTTCTATTTTAGATTTACAAAGGAGAGTTTTAGAAGTAGTTAAAAGCTCTAATAATTCTTTGAAAATTGCTGATATCGCTAATAAAGTTGATCCTCAAGAAGTAGAAGCTATTTATAAAATTTTACGCCATTTAGAAGCTAATAATAGAGGAATAATTCTTAAGGGCGATCGCAAAGGGAGCGGCTCCGCAGGACTCACTATACCTAGCCAATTAACAGTAAATTATCATCAGTAA
- a CDS encoding Pentapeptide repeat yields the protein MNTPTSLILSNSIFEWNQWRKENPDVIPNLSGVDLTKQDLRNINLSSTILLRANLTGVNLSNANCRNANFEGANLTEAIVDDSNFSKANMAGINLAKSHINNTDFSGVDLSHSNLTKAELIECYLIKANLKLAILQETNLNNSYLTQANLMDAKLVQSNLTNVDLSNANVVGANFAKADLTGVTIEDWMIDRTTKLDQVYCNYFYCQSRQKIINDNGNLVNFEVLISKVNQENVIQVENNVPDYRYTPALLNKNIPYNQKNNKQFNPKKEYLDSSIQRLQSRWKNHQN from the coding sequence ATGAATACTCCAACAAGTCTAATCCTTTCTAACAGTATCTTTGAATGGAATCAATGGAGAAAAGAAAATCCCGATGTTATCCCAAATTTAAGCGGAGTTGATCTAACAAAACAAGATTTAAGGAATATTAATTTGAGTTCGACAATTTTATTACGAGCAAATTTAACTGGTGTTAATTTGAGTAATGCTAATTGTCGTAATGCTAATTTTGAAGGGGCAAATTTAACAGAAGCAATTGTTGATGATAGTAATTTTAGTAAGGCTAATATGGCTGGTATAAATTTAGCAAAAAGTCATATTAATAATACAGATTTTAGCGGTGTGGATTTAAGCCATAGTAATCTCACGAAGGCTGAGTTGATAGAATGTTATTTGATTAAGGCAAATTTAAAATTAGCGATTTTGCAGGAAACTAACTTAAATAACTCTTATCTCACTCAGGCTAATTTAATGGATGCAAAGTTAGTCCAGAGTAATTTAACTAATGTAGATTTAAGTAATGCTAATGTTGTGGGTGCAAATTTTGCAAAAGCAGATTTAACGGGAGTAACTATTGAGGATTGGATGATTGATAGAACAACAAAACTTGATCAAGTTTATTGTAATTATTTTTATTGTCAATCAAGACAGAAAATAATTAACGATAACGGTAACTTGGTTAATTTTGAAGTCTTAATCAGTAAGGTAAATCAAGAGAATGTAATACAAGTAGAGAATAATGTACCTGATTATAGGTATACCCCCGCCCTACTTAATAAAAACATTCCTTATAACCAGAAAAATAATAAGCAGTTTAACCCAAAAAAAGAATATCTTGACTCATCTATTCAAAGACTACAAAGTAGATGGAAAAATCATCAAAATTAG
- the trkA gene encoding trk system potassium uptake protein TrkA has translation MYILIGGAGMTGLELAKALLAINHTVAVIDADPLACQYAREKIGVMAFEGSAVNTTLLMEAGISKATSVIAALREDALNLAMVTLSKHYGVPQIVVRMNDSDFYEPYLLAGATHIISTTQLAINRMINAIEYPQVDAMMHFEQGQVEVVKLSIPDQCYIVGRSLAELAQDPRFPAGTLIIGYQAHPHEDLMIPNGNTILEKGSTILAVTKPDLVRKVIDFISMCA, from the coding sequence ATGTACATTTTAATTGGTGGTGCAGGAATGACGGGCTTAGAATTGGCAAAAGCCCTACTAGCCATAAATCATACTGTAGCAGTTATAGACGCTGATCCTCTTGCTTGTCAATATGCCAGAGAAAAAATTGGGGTAATGGCTTTTGAAGGTAGTGCCGTAAATACCACCCTACTAATGGAAGCAGGTATCAGTAAAGCAACTTCTGTCATTGCTGCCCTGCGGGAAGATGCCTTAAATTTAGCCATGGTAACTCTCTCTAAACATTATGGAGTACCCCAAATTGTAGTGAGGATGAATGATAGTGATTTTTATGAGCCTTACCTTTTAGCAGGTGCTACCCATATCATTAGCACCACCCAATTGGCTATTAATCGAATGATAAATGCGATCGAATATCCTCAAGTAGATGCCATGATGCATTTTGAACAAGGACAAGTAGAGGTTGTAAAACTTTCTATTCCAGATCAGTGTTATATTGTAGGTCGTAGTCTTGCCGAACTAGCGCAGGACCCTCGTTTTCCAGCAGGTACTCTCATTATCGGTTATCAAGCTCATCCCCACGAAGATTTAATGATACCGAATGGTAATACTATTCTTGAAAAAGGATCAACTATCCTTGCGGTAACAAAACCAGACTTAGTCAGAAAAGTAATTGACTTTATCTCAATGTGTGCTTAA
- the pntB gene encoding NAD(P) transhydrogenase beta subunit PntB, whose protein sequence is MNSNLITVAYIGASALFILSLAGLSQQETARKANIYGIAGMAIAFIATAFSSQVGNYSLLIGAIIPAVIIGAILASRVAMTSMPELVAILHSFVGLAAVLVGVGNYLQPETGLLPAEEFIHQIEIYVGVFIGAVTFTGSIIAFGKLRAIISSKPLMLPARHFLNLGMLGATIYLGYNFLNTETGLQPLLIMTGIACLLGIHLVAGIGGADMPVVISMLNSYSGWAAAAAGFMLNNDLLIITGALVGSSGAILSFIMCKAMNRSFISVILGGFGEGNKKTASGEKQEVGEAVATNIDEVADMLVEAKSVIITPGYGMAVAQAQHGVSEITKILKSRKVNVRFGIHPVAGRLPGHMNVLLAEANVSYDIVLEMDEINEDFPETDLVLVIGANDTVNPSALEDPQSAISGMPVLEVWKAQNCVVMKRSLATGYAGVDNPLFYKENTKMLFGDAKVNVDSLLVALREKTARKGKVLVSR, encoded by the coding sequence ATGAACTCCAATTTAATCACCGTCGCCTATATTGGCGCCAGCGCCTTATTTATCCTCAGCCTAGCAGGATTATCCCAACAAGAAACCGCTAGAAAAGCTAATATATATGGCATCGCAGGAATGGCGATCGCATTTATAGCCACCGCATTTAGTTCTCAAGTAGGCAACTATAGCTTATTAATAGGGGCGATTATCCCCGCCGTCATTATTGGTGCAATCCTTGCCTCACGGGTAGCCATGACATCCATGCCCGAATTAGTAGCTATCCTCCATAGTTTTGTGGGTTTAGCTGCCGTATTAGTGGGAGTGGGTAACTATCTACAACCAGAAACAGGGTTACTCCCTGCCGAAGAATTTATCCATCAAATCGAAATTTATGTAGGGGTATTTATCGGTGCCGTCACCTTCACAGGCTCAATTATCGCCTTTGGAAAATTACGCGCTATCATTAGCTCAAAACCTCTCATGTTACCAGCCCGACACTTTCTCAATTTGGGTATGTTAGGGGCTACGATTTACCTTGGTTATAATTTCCTGAATACCGAAACAGGATTACAACCCCTCCTCATCATGACAGGGATTGCTTGTTTATTGGGTATTCATCTTGTGGCAGGAATTGGGGGCGCTGATATGCCCGTAGTTATTTCCATGCTCAACAGTTATTCTGGATGGGCCGCCGCCGCCGCAGGTTTTATGCTCAATAATGACTTATTAATTATCACAGGGGCTTTGGTAGGTAGTAGTGGTGCCATCCTTAGTTTCATTATGTGTAAAGCCATGAATCGTTCGTTTATCAGTGTGATTCTGGGTGGTTTTGGGGAAGGTAACAAAAAAACTGCCTCTGGGGAAAAACAAGAGGTAGGAGAAGCGGTGGCAACTAACATCGATGAGGTGGCAGATATGTTAGTAGAAGCCAAAAGCGTAATTATTACCCCTGGTTATGGCATGGCAGTAGCCCAAGCCCAGCATGGGGTTTCGGAAATTACTAAAATTCTTAAAAGTCGTAAGGTAAATGTGCGTTTTGGTATTCATCCCGTGGCAGGACGTTTACCGGGGCATATGAATGTATTATTAGCGGAGGCGAATGTATCCTATGACATCGTTTTGGAAATGGATGAAATTAATGAGGATTTCCCTGAAACTGATTTGGTGTTAGTGATTGGGGCTAATGATACTGTTAATCCTAGCGCATTAGAAGACCCTCAAAGTGCGATCTCAGGTATGCCCGTCTTAGAAGTATGGAAAGCTCAAAATTGCGTAGTCATGAAACGGAGTTTAGCCACAGGTTATGCGGGGGTAGATAATCCTTTATTCTATAAAGAAAATACTAAAATGCTCTTTGGGGATGCTAAAGTTAACGTCGATTCTCTTTTGGTTGCCCTACGGGAAAAAACTGCTAGAAAAGGTAAGGTTTTAGTCTCTAGATAG